Proteins encoded by one window of Vitis vinifera cultivar Pinot Noir 40024 chromosome 10, ASM3070453v1:
- the LOC104880558 gene encoding loganic acid O-methyltransferase codes for MKPRFPSSSLEQATASDQIFNGKSGGHDTANRHCMTCGHLSCFHGRLFPKSSIHFMFSPHALHWLSKVPEELLDKNSPAWNRGRIHYTSGPEEVSHAYAAQFEHDMEIFLSARAKELVFGGMIVLLIPALPTGIPTSHIPIGIMFDLLGSSLMDMAKEGLISEVEVDSFNLPIYATSLEQMTSLVERNGYLIIERMELMDPTSKHVAVSGKDYTMNFRAGMEGIFGEHFGSGIIDEVFDRLYKKTTEFSH; via the exons ATGAAGCCAAGGTTTCCATCTTCATCATTGGAACAAGCAACAGCAAGTGATCAGATATTCAATGGTAAATCGGGTGGGCACGACACTGCCAACAGGCACTGCATGACTTGTGGGCACCTC AGTTGTTTCCATGGCCGGTTATTCCCGAAGTCATCTATCCATTTCATGTTTTCCCCTCATGCACTCCACTGGCTCTCAAAGGTGCCTGAAGAGTTGTTGGACAAAAACTCCCCTGCATGGAACAGGGGAAGGATTCACTACACAAGTGGCCCAGAAGAAGTAAGCCATGCTTATGCAGCTCAATTTGAGCATGACATGGAGATCTTTTTGAGTGCGAGAGCTAAGGAACTTGTGTTTGGagggatgatagtgctcctcaTTCCAGCTCTCCCAACTGGGATCCCTACTTCTCATATCCCAATTGGTATTATGTTCGATCTTCTGGGATCAAGCCTCATGGACATGGCCAAGGAG GGATTAATTAGTGAAGTTGAAGTGGACTCCTTCAACTTGCCTATTTATGCAACCTCCCTGGAGCAAATGACAAGCCTGGTTGAAAGAAATGGGTATTTAATCATTGAGAGAATGGAGCTAATGGACCCTACATCAAAGCATGTGGCAGTCAGTGGGAAGGACTATACAATGAACTTTAGAGCTGGCATGGAGGGGATTTTTGGCGAACATTTTGGAAGTGGGATTATTGATGAAGTGTTTGATAGGCTTTACAAGAAAACTACGGAGTTCTCCCACTAG
- the LOC104880559 gene encoding tubulin-folding cofactor D-like: MEGYTPIFCAGVLDSLAVELKATKDFSKLYAGIAILGYIASVPESVNTRAFSHLLTFLGHRYPKIRKASAEQFYFVLLQNGELVIEDKMEKALEIISETCWEGDIEEAKQRRLELHDMAGLETGLLPKIGNGASNKDGEKRPTASNENASYSSLVGSTGFERLVDKNSVPLKQILFPQS, translated from the exons ATGGAG GGCTATACTCCAATATTCTGTGCTGGTGTTTTGGATTCTCTGGCAGTGGAATTGAAGGCGACAAAGGATTTCTCCAAGTTATATGCTGGCATTGCAATACTTGGGTATATTGCTTCTGTTCCAGAATCCGTCAACACCCGAGCCTTTTCTCATCTTCTCACTTTCTTGGGCCATAGATATCCCAAG ATCCGGAAGGCTTCTGCTGAACAATTTTACTTTGTCCTCCTGCAAAATGGAGAACTTGTGATAGAGGATAAGATGGAGAAAGCGCTTGAAATTATTTCCGAAACTTGCTGGGAAGGTGATATAGAAGAAGCAAAACAGCGACGATTAGAGTTGCATGATATGGCTGGTCTAGAAACAGGGCTACTTCCCAAAATTGGGAATGGAGCATCAAACAAGGATGGTGAGAAGAGGCCAACAGCCAGTAATGAGAATGCATCATACTCTTCCTTGGTTGGGTCAACTGGGTTTGAAAGATTGGTTGACAAAAACAGTGTTcctttgaaacaaattttatttcctCAATCATGA